In Isoptericola variabilis 225, the genomic window CGGTGCTAACCGGATCAGGTTCGAGGGTCTGCGGTGTCCCGCACTCTCAGCGCCCGTGGCGCTCCCCTGTCGTATCAGCACGAGCCTACACACCCGCACGGGGATACGGTGTTGGTCGTCCGGAGCACAGCACCAGGGAGGTCTCGTGGTTGACAAGGAGCAGGCGCTCGCGGAGAAGGTCGGCACGGTCGTCGTCGCGGCGGCGGCGGCGTGGGCCGTGCAGAAGGGGATCGTGAAGATCTGGGAGAAGACCACCGGCCGCCCGGCCCCGCTCGACCTCGACGACGACAGCGTGGGCATCACCGAGGCCGTGCTGTTCGCCGCGGTGACCGGCGCCCTGGCCGTCTTCGCGCGCCGGTACGCGCGCCGCGGGGCGCGCAGCGCCCTCGTGCGCTTCACGCACTGACGACGCGAGAGGGGCGTCCGCGCCGGTCCTCGCGGGACCGGTCCGGACGGCCCCTCTCGTGCGCTCGCCGTCCGCCGCGTCAGCGCGAGCGGCGACGCGCGAGCTGCGCCTCGTGGCCGCGCGGGCGCTCCACGGGGCGGACCGCCGCCAGCGCTGCGTCGAGGGCCTCGGCCGGGCTGCCGGCGTCGCCGCCGTGCTTGCCGAGGTGCTTCATGACCTGCGCCCCCGCGACGTGCGCGGGGATGCCGACGGCCGACGCGGCCTCGGCGAGGACGTGCAGCGCCGCGACGTCGTCGACGCCGCGGATCGCCATGATCGCGCCCTTGGCCTGCTCCAGCGCGGCCTCGGTGACGAAGGCCCGCGCGACGGCGCTCGACGCCTCGCGGTCCAGGGCCTCGCGCAGCACCGGGCTCACGTCCATGACGTAGCCCGCGACCTGCGCGACCTTGCCGTCGGGTCCCCGGCGGCCGTGGCC contains:
- a CDS encoding PAS domain-containing protein — translated: MAVTTLPTSDLRAGADTVSVDDVQTEAPIDIADLTQALAAGSSLLVGQYRVDLPTGRWWWSDEIYVMHGRRPGEIDPSVELMRSRKHPDDRGRLTRTATAALRAGRPFACSHRIVDKQGRARTVVVTGHGRRGPDGKVAQVAGYVMDVSPVLREALDREASSAVARAFVTEAALEQAKGAIMAIRGVDDVAALHVLAEAASAVGIPAHVAGAQVMKHLGKHGGDAGSPAEALDAALAAVRPVERPRGHEAQLARRRSR
- a CDS encoding DUF4235 domain-containing protein; the encoded protein is MVDKEQALAEKVGTVVVAAAAAWAVQKGIVKIWEKTTGRPAPLDLDDDSVGITEAVLFAAVTGALAVFARRYARRGARSALVRFTH